DNA sequence from the Malus domestica chromosome 11, GDT2T_hap1 genome:
TCCTGCAAAGCAGATCAACAATCACTCCAATGTTACACTTCCAAGAAAATAAATGTAGGTTATATTAGCAGAATAGAAACCTTTCTAGTTGAACAGAAGTTTGAAAAAAATGCTCCtaaaacccagaaaaattaTTGAAGTAGCAAGTTGGTCGAAGAGGCGGCATGTACAATTGCATGCTTGGATCCTAAAGCAACTTACTATTGCACACAATATACAAATGGCAATGAATTGAATAACAAACTTGAGGACTGGTAATGGAATTGGATGGGAACACCAAACTGAAGTTTCCTTTTAATCTCAGGAAAAAAGAACGGTTAGGTTACAAATTGGCAAGAAGGAAGCGTTTTTCAACCATGGCAAAGCCAAAAATAATATATTCACTCAGATCAAAACCAATTGGGATTTTTACTTGATACAGGCTGGCAATAATAACTGCAGGATACATAATGAGGAGTTGTTTTAAGATGGGTTGGGAAAAGCCCCACACAAATTCCCTACTTTTAgccatttggaaaagaaaatacagATGTCTTCGGGTTTAAATAGCTGACGGTTTCCATTgtctttaaattttataaatttaagttaaatCATGTTTAGTTGCCTGGATCAGGTCCAGGTGTTCTCGGCTAAGACTATGCAAGCCCTGACACATAGATTCAATGTCCTGTCCCACAAAGATTCAATTTCCTGTTTCATTGAAGTAGAATACACATCTTTCACTATTCTAATTAGATTGTAACTGGATATCACATTCCAAGAGTCAATGTTTGCATGGCTTGTAAGTATATTATGAACTTCGAATAATTCTCATGCCGTGGAATCTACCAACGCCTACATACCCCTTAAACTCACGAATTACAGTTCAACCCAAGACTGCAGAGTCAGTTCTTCAATTTAATCATTCTGATTCCTCATTCCCAAAATTTTCCCATTACCTAGCTTTATACCAAGTTTTTAACTCATGCTATGACTTGTTGAACAAAGAGGGGAAAGAGAGACGACAGATTAAGATTCATAACTAGTTtcactaaataataatataggAACAATAATACCATCCCCTGGAAACCATTTCGACCCCTTCGTACCTAGTTTGGCTAAAACGCACAAAGATCATTTCTCCCATCTCTTGCTTTCTTCTGCACAAGCAAATGTTACAATCACATGTCTCAAACCTCACTATAATTATAGTCTCTCTCGCAAGTAAAAGAACTAATAATTATAGTACATTCTCTTGGCTAATGTTGTTCCCCTGAACTTGGATACCGGAAACAATAAGTCAAATGTGCAGTTTAATGCTACAAACGTTATAGTGCAGAGATAAATAAAGACTAAAGTCACAAGTTCAGTTGTTTTGATCATCTCTTAGTCTGAATAGGTGTAATTCGGTCAGTCTTCATGCAAGGAATGTTTTGTTTTATGCTGAGTGGAGGTTTATCTTCTATGAACTACTAAAGACACTCATTCTATTTTCTATCAACCCAACATCTGTTCAGTTCAACTCGTTCATGATTCCAATTAGAACCATAGGGAAAGAGTGCCATAACAGTTGAACTGTGCAAGCGGATTTGTATTCACATTCATAAAACGAAACAAGAATGCCTATGCAAGAAACACAATGCTCTGCAATAAATTTCAGACCAAAcacaaccacaaccacaaaATCACCGAaaataaacacttgaaaacatCAACACCACAAAAACCAAACAATCACTCACCAGGCACTACTTTCGGAGGATCCTCCTTCACGTCAGGGGCACAAGCATACCGCTGACCCTTGTACCAAACCAAATGGGGCGGCTTTGGGGCATACGAGCCCCCATCAGgcaaatttatataaaacccAATAACATCACCTTCCTTGTACCCTTCCTCCCCATACTTCTCCCTCAAAGCCTTATGCACCTTACTCCCATCAATGTCCCTATACCCAAAACTATTCGCATCATAACCGACGGGTGCCTGCAAGTCCCCTTTCTCAGTGGACCAGCCAAGCCTTGTGTGACCACTCTCTCCCAAGTTCACCACCTTTATTTCAAAATACCAAGCCCCCTCAGCCACTCCCCTGGTGGCCCTAACCATTCTGTACCCTTTTGTGCTACCGGCACTCATTCGGTCCTCACTCACCTCCACTTTCTCGGCCTTGTACACCTTGGAGAGGCAGATTGTCATGTCCGGAGTGTCGTCAGTTTTGTCCGGGAACCGCGTGACTGGAGTGATCAACACGGTGTCGTCCGCGGGGGCATTGTGGTTGTTGTTATTGGCCTTGCTCTTCTTTTTCCCCTTGCGGGTCGACTTAGTGACCCACACattgttgttcttcttcttcgatttctTCGAATTGGCGGCGGTTGGGGCGGCGGCGACAGCGATTCCGTTGGAGATGGGCAGGGGCAGTGGGGTTTGATCTTGGTCGGGAAAGGGCTCGGTGGTGAGGGAAGAGAGCTGCTTTTGCTTCTTGGGAGGCGGGTCGTCGTCGTCGTTGTCGATGTCGATGTCGATGTCGATTTCGATTTCTTGGGATTTCACGGACTCGGAGAGAGATTCGGAGGCTTCGGTTTCGGTTTTACTGCCGTTTTGCGGGTCGTTGGAAGGTGGGTTTAGGGTGTCGGTGTCGGGGTCGTCGGTGGTGGGTTCGGGTGGTTCGATGGGCTCGGCAGTTGGGATTGCGGCGGCGGCGGTTGTGGGTTTCGATTGTTCGTCTTCATCGTCGTCTTCGTCTCTATAGGTTCGAAGGTTGTCCATGTCTTggggaagaaagaaagagagagatcgaaaatttgaaatggggatagaggagagggggagagagagagatggaactGAAAATTGGGAAGGAGAAATGtttgaaactaatgaaaaatatgTCGAAATATTGGATTGGATTGAATTGGGCTATATGGACTTGA
Encoded proteins:
- the LOC103430058 gene encoding protein TRAUCO-like isoform X1; its protein translation is MDNLRTYRDEDDDEDEQSKPTTAAAAIPTAEPIEPPEPTTDDPDTDTLNPPSNDPQNGSKTETEASESLSESVKSQEIEIDIDIDIDNDDDDPPPKKQKQLSSLTTEPFPDQDQTPLPLPISNGIAVAAAPTAANSKKSKKKNNNVWVTKSTRKGKKKSKANNNNHNAPADDTVLITPVTRFPDKTDDTPDMTICLSKVYKAEKVEVSEDRMSAGSTKGYRMVRATRGVAEGAWYFEIKVVNLGESGHTRLGWSTEKGDLQAPVGYDANSFGYRDIDGSKVHKALREKYGEEGYKEGDVIGFYINLPDGGSYAPKPPHLVWYKGQRYACAPDVKEDPPKVVPGSEISFFKNGLCQGVAFKDLYGGRYYPTASMYTLPHQPNCVVKFNFGPDFEFFPEDFNGRLVPRPMFEVPYHGFENRVENGVSDEKKQ
- the LOC103430058 gene encoding protein TRAUCO-like isoform X2; protein product: MDNLRTYRDEDDDEDEQSKPTTAAAAIPTAEPIEPPEPTTDDPDTDTLNPPSNDPQNGSKTETEASESLSESVKSQEIEIDIDIDIDNDDDDPPPKKQKQLSSLTTEPFPDQDQTPLPLPISNGIAVAAAPTAANSKKSKKKNNNVWVTKSTRKGKKKSKANNNNHNAPADDTVLITPVTRFPDKTDDTPDMTICLSKVYKAEKVEVSEDRMSAGSTKGYRMVRATRGVAEGAWYFEIKVVNLGESGHTRLGWSTEKGDLQAPVGYDANSFGYRDIDGSKVHKALREKYGEEGYKEGDVIGFYINLPDGGSYAPKPPHLVWYKGQRYACAPDVKEDPPKVVPEESKRWEK